A single genomic interval of Noviherbaspirillum cavernae harbors:
- a CDS encoding DJ-1/PfpI family protein, with protein sequence MVAKKILMLVGDFGEDYEIMVPFQALLAVGHEVHAVCPDKKAGDYIATAIHDFEGQQTYTEKPGHRFTLTHDFDKVEASAYDALLIPGGRAPEYLRLNEKLLGIVRHFAQGNKPIAAICHGAQILAAAGVLEGKRCSAYPACAPEVTLAGGKYAEIAVTEAVTDGKLVTAPAWPAHPAWIAQFLRVLGTEIVL encoded by the coding sequence ATGGTTGCGAAAAAAATTCTGATGCTGGTCGGCGATTTCGGCGAAGACTACGAAATCATGGTGCCTTTCCAGGCATTGCTTGCCGTGGGGCATGAGGTGCATGCGGTCTGCCCCGACAAGAAGGCCGGCGATTACATCGCGACCGCGATCCACGACTTCGAAGGCCAGCAGACCTATACCGAAAAGCCCGGCCACCGCTTCACGCTCACGCATGATTTCGACAAGGTGGAAGCAAGCGCCTATGACGCACTGCTCATCCCGGGCGGACGCGCGCCGGAGTATCTGCGTCTGAACGAGAAGCTGCTGGGTATCGTGCGGCACTTTGCGCAAGGCAATAAACCGATTGCCGCGATCTGCCACGGCGCGCAGATTCTTGCCGCTGCGGGCGTGCTTGAAGGAAAACGCTGCTCCGCCTATCCCGCCTGCGCGCCGGAAGTCACGCTGGCCGGCGGCAAATATGCCGAGATTGCGGTGACCGAAGCAGTGACGGACGGCAAGCTCGTCACCGCGCCAGCATGGCCGGCGCATCCTGCATGGATCGCGCAATTCCTGCGCGTGCTGGGCACCGAGATTGTGCTATAA
- a CDS encoding tetratricopeptide repeat protein — protein MRLTILAIALLSAHCAFAAADTAGMPAKEAALADYVAPAEPDYEEEKLRFQRGSMLYYALPAYSVAVQTVGEVPDIRTLSQRAGKGEVQAQYRLGAAYARGHGVKQDYQAARKWLLKAASQGYAKAQVFLGVMSEQGIATPQDYAAARQWYEKTAARQSADGQFMLGLMHYQGKGVPQDYAQARRWFGKAASRPTAPSAPAQVNLGWMLEYGQGGAQDYAQARQWYARAADQGDTLGQYNLGTQYYLGKGVAQDYAQAEHWFRKAAEKNYAAAQYNLGVMALGQGEARDPLAAYQWFRLVKLAFYPGGTYNIEKAVAELSPQQIEAAEQWVKRWQATH, from the coding sequence ATGCGTTTGACGATTCTTGCGATTGCCCTGCTGAGCGCGCATTGCGCGTTTGCCGCGGCCGATACGGCGGGCATGCCGGCGAAGGAAGCCGCACTGGCTGACTACGTTGCGCCTGCCGAGCCCGATTACGAGGAAGAGAAGCTGCGCTTTCAGCGCGGCAGCATGCTGTACTACGCGCTGCCCGCCTACAGCGTTGCGGTGCAGACAGTGGGGGAAGTGCCCGATATCCGGACACTGTCGCAGCGGGCCGGCAAGGGTGAAGTGCAGGCGCAGTACCGACTCGGTGCGGCATACGCCAGAGGCCATGGCGTCAAGCAGGATTACCAGGCGGCGCGCAAGTGGCTGTTGAAGGCGGCGTCACAAGGCTACGCGAAGGCGCAGGTTTTTCTCGGCGTGATGAGCGAGCAGGGCATTGCGACGCCACAGGACTACGCGGCGGCCAGGCAATGGTATGAAAAGACCGCGGCACGCCAATCGGCCGATGGCCAATTCATGCTCGGTCTGATGCATTACCAGGGCAAGGGCGTACCGCAGGATTACGCACAGGCGCGTCGCTGGTTCGGCAAGGCGGCGTCGCGGCCCACAGCACCATCCGCACCGGCGCAGGTCAACCTCGGCTGGATGCTGGAATACGGGCAGGGCGGCGCGCAGGATTACGCACAGGCGCGTCAGTGGTATGCCAGGGCCGCAGATCAGGGCGACACGCTGGGTCAATACAATCTCGGCACGCAGTATTACCTCGGCAAGGGCGTCGCGCAGGATTACGCGCAAGCCGAGCACTGGTTCCGCAAGGCTGCCGAAAAAAATTATGCCGCCGCGCAATACAACCTCGGCGTGATGGCCCTGGGACAGGGCGAGGCGAGGGATCCGCTGGCGGCCTATCAATGGTTCCGGCTGGTCAAGCTCGCGTTCTACCCTGGCGGTACCTACAACATCGAGAAGGCCGTCGCCGAATTGTCGCCGCAGCAGATCGAGGCGGCGGAGCAATGGGTGAAGCGCTGGCAGGCCACGCATTAG
- a CDS encoding Crp/Fnr family transcriptional regulator, with product MSAESIPLIDVLRQTVWAGPLTAEQMARVEADVIERFVPAGGYVCRKGEPVEHWIGLLDGLVKMSCVSSQGKTITFTGVLGGGWFGEGSLLKTSARQYDVIALRDTRLAFMPRATFHELLDNSIHFNRFVLSLMNERLGMFISLVEYDRMLDTDARLARCLAALFNPHLNPGIDWKLRISQEEIGYLCNASRQRVNRALQVLEKAGLVQAEYGGITVLNLEGLRQFQN from the coding sequence ATGAGCGCTGAATCCATTCCCTTGATCGACGTATTGCGCCAGACCGTTTGGGCCGGGCCGCTTACTGCGGAACAAATGGCGCGTGTCGAAGCCGACGTCATCGAACGCTTCGTGCCTGCCGGCGGCTATGTTTGCCGCAAGGGCGAGCCGGTCGAGCACTGGATCGGCCTGCTCGATGGCCTGGTGAAGATGAGCTGCGTGTCCTCGCAAGGCAAGACCATCACTTTCACCGGTGTGCTCGGCGGCGGCTGGTTCGGCGAAGGTTCGCTGCTCAAGACCAGTGCGCGCCAGTACGATGTGATCGCCTTGCGCGACACGCGGCTGGCCTTCATGCCGCGCGCGACTTTTCATGAGTTGCTGGACAACAGCATCCACTTCAACCGCTTCGTGCTGTCGCTGATGAACGAGCGGCTCGGCATGTTCATCTCGCTGGTCGAGTACGATCGCATGCTCGATACCGATGCGCGGCTGGCGCGCTGCCTCGCTGCGCTGTTCAATCCGCACCTCAATCCCGGCATCGACTGGAAGCTGAGGATCTCGCAGGAAGAGATCGGCTATCTGTGCAATGCCTCGCGCCAGCGCGTGAACCGCGCCTTGCAGGTGCTGGAGAAGGCGGGACTGGTGCAGGCGGAATACGGCGGCATCACGGTGCTGAATCTGGAAGGCTTGCGCCAATTCCAGAACTGA
- the rarD gene encoding EamA family transporter RarD, with the protein MHIGMLYAAAAYAMWGVFPLYFKSLQDIPPEQILMHRMVWSLVFVVIVLAWRRQWAWLRDVLRRPKVLAGFAASAVLLSSNWFIYIWAVNSGNVVEASLGYFINPLFNVLLGFVVLGERLRRVQWIAVALAACGVAWLTWHGGTLPWIALLLALTFGLYGLLRKTAALGALEGLALETLLLFPLALGYLIVLSVRGTNAFATASTSTQLLLAAAGPITAVPLLLFAAGARRISLSVLGILQYIGPTLQLLLGVWLYHEPFGGVRLVGFALIWSALAVFSLEGLWRTWTSRQA; encoded by the coding sequence ATGCATATTGGAATGCTCTACGCCGCCGCCGCTTACGCGATGTGGGGCGTGTTCCCGCTGTACTTCAAATCGCTGCAGGACATTCCGCCCGAGCAGATCCTGATGCACCGCATGGTGTGGTCGCTGGTGTTCGTGGTGATCGTGCTGGCGTGGCGGCGGCAATGGGCATGGCTGCGCGACGTGCTGCGCCGGCCGAAGGTGCTGGCCGGATTCGCCGCCAGTGCGGTGCTGCTGTCGTCCAACTGGTTCATCTACATCTGGGCGGTCAACTCCGGCAATGTGGTGGAAGCCAGTCTCGGCTATTTCATCAATCCGCTGTTCAATGTGCTGCTCGGCTTCGTGGTGCTGGGCGAACGCCTGCGCCGGGTCCAGTGGATCGCGGTGGCGCTGGCCGCCTGCGGCGTCGCCTGGCTCACCTGGCATGGCGGCACGCTGCCGTGGATTGCGCTGCTGCTGGCGCTGACCTTCGGCCTGTACGGGCTGCTGCGCAAGACCGCGGCCCTCGGCGCGCTGGAAGGATTGGCGCTGGAAACGCTGCTGCTGTTCCCGCTCGCGCTCGGCTACCTGATCGTGTTGAGCGTCCGGGGGACCAACGCCTTTGCGACCGCGTCCACCTCGACCCAGCTGCTGCTGGCGGCGGCGGGACCGATCACGGCGGTGCCCCTGCTGCTGTTTGCCGCCGGCGCGCGCCGCATTTCGCTGTCGGTGCTGGGCATCCTGCAATACATCGGCCCGACGCTGCAACTGCTGCTCGGCGTCTGGCTGTATCACGAACCCTTCGGCGGCGTGCGGCTGGTCGGCTTCGCGCTGATCTGGAGCGCACTCGCGGTGTTCTCGCTGGAAGGCTTGTGGAGGACATGGACCAGCCGCCAGGCGTGA
- the ettA gene encoding energy-dependent translational throttle protein EttA: MAQYVYTMNRVGKIVPPKRQILKDISLSFFPGAKIGVLGLNGSGKSTLLKIMAGIDKDIEGEAVPMPNLNIGYLPQEPQLDPEQTVRQAVESALGEIFEAQAKLDAVYAAYAEEDADFDALAAEQARLEAIIATSDGNNVNLQLEMAADALRLPPWDAKIGVLSGGEKRRVALCKLLLSKPDMLLLDEPTNHLDAESVEWLEQFLQRFPGTVVGITHDRYFLDNAAEWILELDRGAGIPWKGNYSSWLEQKGNRLKQEESSESARQKTIAKELEWVRQNPKGRQAKSKARLARFNELSEHEYQKRNETQEIFIPVAERLGNEVIEFKNVSKAFGDRLLIDNLSFKIPAGAIVGIIGPNGAGKSTLFKMISGKELPDSGEVVLGPTAKVSLVDQSRDQLENNKTVFEDVSNGADILTVGRFEMPSRAYLGRFNFKGGDQQKIVGNLSGGERGRLHLAKTLLMGGNVLLLDEPSNDLDVETLRALEDALLEFAGSVMVISHDRWFLDRIATHILSFEGDSQVVFFDGNYQEYEADKKKRLGEEGAKPKRIRYKPISR; this comes from the coding sequence ATGGCTCAATACGTCTACACCATGAATCGCGTGGGCAAGATCGTCCCGCCCAAGCGCCAGATTCTCAAGGATATCTCGCTGTCATTCTTCCCCGGCGCCAAGATCGGCGTGCTCGGCCTGAACGGTTCCGGCAAATCGACCTTGCTCAAGATCATGGCCGGCATCGACAAGGACATCGAAGGCGAAGCCGTACCGATGCCGAACCTGAACATCGGCTATCTGCCGCAGGAACCGCAGCTCGACCCGGAACAGACCGTGCGCCAGGCGGTTGAATCCGCGCTCGGCGAAATCTTCGAAGCGCAGGCCAAGCTCGACGCGGTCTATGCCGCCTACGCGGAAGAAGACGCCGACTTCGACGCGCTCGCCGCCGAACAGGCGCGCCTCGAAGCGATCATCGCCACCTCCGACGGCAACAACGTCAACCTGCAGCTGGAAATGGCCGCCGACGCGCTGCGCCTGCCGCCGTGGGACGCAAAGATCGGCGTGCTGTCCGGCGGCGAGAAGCGGCGCGTCGCGCTCTGCAAGCTCTTGCTATCCAAGCCCGACATGCTGCTGCTCGACGAGCCGACCAACCACCTCGACGCCGAATCGGTCGAGTGGCTGGAGCAATTCCTGCAACGCTTCCCCGGCACCGTGGTCGGCATCACGCACGACCGCTACTTCCTCGACAACGCCGCCGAGTGGATCCTCGAACTGGACCGCGGTGCCGGCATCCCGTGGAAGGGCAATTACAGCTCCTGGCTGGAACAGAAAGGCAACCGCCTGAAGCAGGAAGAATCCAGCGAATCTGCACGGCAGAAAACGATTGCAAAAGAACTCGAATGGGTGCGCCAGAATCCGAAAGGACGCCAGGCCAAGAGCAAGGCGCGTCTGGCCCGCTTCAACGAATTGTCCGAACACGAATACCAGAAGCGCAACGAAACGCAGGAAATCTTCATCCCGGTCGCCGAGCGCCTCGGCAATGAAGTGATCGAGTTCAAGAACGTGTCAAAGGCCTTCGGCGACCGTCTGCTGATCGACAACCTGTCCTTCAAGATCCCGGCCGGCGCGATCGTCGGCATCATCGGCCCGAACGGCGCCGGCAAGTCCACGCTGTTCAAGATGATCTCCGGCAAGGAACTGCCGGACAGCGGCGAAGTCGTGCTCGGACCGACAGCGAAAGTGTCGCTGGTCGACCAGTCGCGCGATCAGTTGGAGAACAACAAGACCGTGTTCGAAGACGTGTCCAACGGCGCCGACATCCTGACCGTGGGCCGCTTCGAAATGCCGTCGCGCGCCTACCTCGGCCGCTTCAACTTCAAGGGTGGCGACCAGCAAAAGATCGTCGGCAACCTGTCCGGCGGCGAACGCGGCCGTCTGCATCTGGCCAAGACCCTGCTCATGGGCGGCAACGTGCTGCTGCTGGATGAACCGTCGAACGACCTCGACGTGGAAACGCTGCGCGCGCTGGAAGACGCGCTGCTCGAATTCGCCGGCAGCGTGATGGTCATCTCGCACGACCGCTGGTTCCTCGACCGCATCGCGACCCACATCCTGTCCTTCGAAGGCGATTCGCAAGTCGTGTTCTTCGACGGGAATTATCAGGAATACGAAGCGGACAAGAAAAAGCGGCTGGGCGAGGAAGGCGCGAAGCCGAAGCGGATCAGGTACAAGCCGATTTCGCGGTAA